ACACGCTATGTGTTGTATTCTATAGAATCCTCTGCCTtcctagagaaaaaaaatggtttaaaaCAAGATAAATCTCCGTTCATCAAAATTTATCTCTTACAACATTCCCACTTTATTAGACGAGccagaaaatgacaaaaatgaagAACTAAGCCAACCATTGTACTTGCCAAGTGGTTCGATATATTGTGTCCATCATTACTTTACTGTTAGTCTATGGCCTGAAATTACCTCAATCATCTTCTCCACTACCAAAAACGCCATTCTCTTGACATCTAACCAATTTATATGATGGTGATCACCATTACacatggaagaaaagaaagaaagtgcaACCAACCATGTACATGAggaaatatctctctctctctctcttatgcCTTCGTTAAAATTATgtttaagtgattaaattcacaattttctaaCAGCTTAAACTTTTtagacaatcggtaatttaataTGATATAAGTGactaaattcatcatttcctaatagtttaaacttttggaacaatCGTTAATTTAATATGGTATCAGAACAAGAAATCCTAAGTTCGATCATTGTCTTCACTCTCTcttccatttaaaatgttaaattctcACGTATTGGGCCCCCACTTATTAAGTGGAAGTTTAGGCCCACATATGAGAaggagtgttagaattatgattTAGTTAGATTCACAATTTTCTAATGGCTTAAATTTTTGGaacaatcagtaatttaacagCCATTTCCTTTTCGTTGGTGacctattatttatttgttgtgtGTCTGTTTTATGGGattttcttcttgttgcaaGGAAATTCCATAAATAGACATCGTAATACaatcttaaaagttaaaactaaaaTGACCGCTTCAAgagaaattaaagagaaaaaaatgttgaaaatttaCAGAACTCAAAGTGTTcaatgctttgttttttttctggCTGGACATTCTTTATTCAAATCACTTGAATATCAACCTTAGGCAGTAGGATTGATGAGTTTGGATTCACTTCATTAACACCCATCTCAGACTCCTCTGCTTTGTAAGTTGAATGAACACCATATAGCACATAGAACAAAGTTATCAAACATGCCCATATACCAAAAGTTTGGAATGCACTCATCTTTAATGTGCTCATGAGGAAGACATTAAGGAAGACTGACATTGCGGCTGGCCATGGCATAAATGGCACCGACCATTCCGTGTCTTGGCGTAGACAAGGTACCATGTATTGGAAGAGGGCAGTGATGATGATCATGGATCCTCCGAAAATGGAAAGATTCCACCATTGTTCATGGAACTGCCATGATATGGAGAAGCCAAGAGCACAAAATGATAGGAGGAAAAGGAACAAGAAGGTATGAGAAGGGGGGTTGTGGCTTATCATCACATATTTTCGATAGATGAGAGCGTTGGCGACAAGGTAGAACACCAAGAGTACGCCAAGGTTGATCATTTCCACCACTATTTTTAGTTCAGTGAAGAGTGCGATTGTGGCTGTGCAGAGTCCTACATCATGAAGAGGGAAGGATTTGTGAGACTTTGTCTTTACTCATGGTAAATATAGGTAAAACGTTGAAATAatgtattttatataaatatatatagatatatatatatatatatatatttatatttatatatataactgataaGAATGCTGATGGTTCAACACTTCAATTAAAATGGGAAAATAGATAATTGAGAGTAAATAGATAAAGTACTTCCCTTGGTACTTTTATGCAAGAGAAATGCTAGatagataatatttttgtttcgAGCAATGTCTATTACACGCACTTTAGTGAAAACATAGTACATACAAGCGGCAATTTACAAGGGAACTTGTGGCTTTAAATCACGATTTCGAAATTATGATTTAAAGTCACAAGTTCTCTTGTAAATTATAGCTTGTGTGTTGTATCTAGTACCTACTATGTGTACACTTAGCTGTGCACTAGTCATTTTCCACTGGTTTTACATGATCTCATGTCTTGTTTAGTGCAGAGTAATAGAGACAGAAGTCTTGTCCCAACGTGTTTCGCAATTTgctaaaagttaaattttttattttattatgggctattataaaattattttattaactacTATTGATAACTTGTTATCTTAATAGTTATGAAAATAATTGTGTATGAAGACttttttttcatgtgatttGGACATTATCTCCCCCCACCCCACCTCTTACATGCAATGAATTAGGTGGGGGAAAGATCTGGCTAAAAATTTTATGGGGTGGAAATATCTTTCTAAGTTCTCAATGAATCCTGAGTATATCAGAATTGTTACAAACAAAACACGGTTTTCTTTCTTAAATACTAatagtattatttttgttattattttctgTTACCTTTGTGGTGGTGTTCCCCCACTCTGAAAAATGGATAGACCTTGGACAAGATTGGTGGTAAGAACATGTTAAATAAGTTATCATGAAATTCCATTAATACAACCCAAAATCCAACCCAAAATAGGAAAGATAGACTgaactttttaagaaaatatatgatGGGAAGTATTACATGAATTGATATCCACTTGATTGTTACCAGGTACATGATcaagctttgataccaattaaatgaccaattgtcccaaaatttaaattgttaaGAAATTGTGAGATTAACATCTTCTATGTTGTACGAGTATTACCTCaggtttttaaattaaattcatacaATAtagatttgtttattttgtgtttcctcTTTGGGATGTATTGGGAGAGACAAAGTTCAAGGAGAAGCATATCACGCGTGCAAGAATTTACATACCCAAGAAGAGGGTGGCATTCAAGGGGGTGCCTCTTGAAGGATGCACCCGAGCAAACCATGGCGGCACTAGCCGGGCCCTTCCAAGAACACAAAGGTATCTAGCTTGACCTAACATGGCAACCAGGAGAGAAGCAATAATTCCCAAGCATGCGCCTGCCCCAACAACATTAGCCGCCCACTTCCACCCAATTTGTTGGAAAGCCATTGAAAATGAGGCTGATTCTGATATCTATAAAATGGctataatttagaatttgctCTAAGAGAGCTTGAAGTTTTCTTATATGCTTTTGCTCTTCACATGCTTAATAAGTAAACACATGATGTCTTTGAGATATCAAATTTAGATTACTCACCTTGTTGTAAGGAACCATGAAACACAAAGACAAGGCCATGAGGCAATATAGTACAGAAACAATGAGAACTGAACCTACAATTCCCACTGGAAGACTCTTTGAAGGATTTTGGATCTCTTCTGCCATTGTTGAAACCGAGTCATAGCCAATATAGCTGAAGTAAACACCAGCTGCTCCATCTAGGAGACCTCTAACACCATGGGGAGTTAGTCCATCTGGGCTTACCATGTTATTGGAATTCCCATGAAGAAAGCCAGCAATTAttataaatgcaaagaaaactACATGAAAGACTGTCATAATAAGGTTCAAGATAGAGCTCTCCTTTGTACTGcatcaataaaaaaagacaTCCATGTGTCACTTTTGAAAtccacaaacaaacaaacaatcttatcaaaaaaaaaaaaaaaagaaatccacaAACAATCAAACCATTATTAACTGACGGtccaataaaattaaagaaagtacAATTATCTGTAATGGTAATAGTTATATGGTTATAATGATGATAATAAGTAACCAACGAAATTATAATAGTTATGATAACATCaagaataatatattaaatCTTCTATAATATAGGattaacattataaaaaaataaaaaataaaaacattactCCAAAAGACTTGTGACTCAGTGGGATTGTCTGACatttttagggagaaaactTGGGATTAGAAATAGAATCCCAGTCCCACTtgtaattaaaacaaaaaataaaaagattaaaaccAAGCCAAATGGCCACTAACCCACGTCAATGGAAGATCTACCTATCTACAAGAACCCTGTGCACCAATATTAATAAAACCTCATAAGAAAGAAAACTAGTAAAATAAATGTAAGAAATCAAACCTATGGCATAGACAGAGGGTGAGAAGGAGAATAAGAGCAACGGCAGGGAAATCCAACATGTCGTAACCTTTTATTAGTCCATCCACTTGGACTCTCCATGCTGTGGTTGAATTATGTACTCCAAAAGCACTAGACAAATACTCTGTAAAAGTTCGTGCTACCGCAGCGTTGGATAATACATATTCCATTAGTATGTTTGCTCCAGCAAAATAGCCCGCAAACTCTCCTACATCATATCAAAAATAAAGCTCTAGATGAAGAATAAAATGGAGTACCATactaattaaaaacaaaaataaaaacacccaACAAGTATTTCTTTAGGGAAATGGAAAAAGCAAGGATTTTGAAAAAGCTATATATACATACCAAAGGTCACTCTAAGATAGCTGAAGGCACCTCCGGCAACTGGAATTTGAACTGAAAATTCAGTGTAACACAAGGAGGAAAGAAGGGCTGATATTCCAGCAATGATAAATGAAATGAAGACGGAAGGACCAGATTTTTCAAGGGCTGCAGTACCGGTTGTGACAAAGACTCCAACACCAAGCATTCCACCAACACCAAGGGCTACCAGATCATACCACTGCAGCTTCCTCTTCATGTCAGCACCAGACCTTTGCCTCACTTGGTTGAGCTCTTGGTCTGGGGTCCAAGTGGCTAACATTCTCTTTCTGAGCCTTTGAGGTGTTTGGGAGAGGGAATAGAGGTATTTGGAGATGCAAATGGAGTTGGGTGCAGTTTGGGTGGTGGCCATGTTTGTGAGTGTCTTTGCTTCCATGAAATGAAGGTGGGATTGATGGTTTTAAATATACATTTGGGAGATGATTTCATATAATGCTTGATAGTTTTTTACTAATAAAGATTGATCAGAGAATCCAAATGGGTGTCCCTACTAGCTAGCTTTATTGTGAGTACCTAGTTGTCCTTGTGTGTGTATAGAATGACAATGATGccctctccctttctctttcttaatttcCCTCTCTTTGATTGCTAACAAGTAACAGCCTTTGAGAGTCCCAAGCAAGACCTTCCCAAAGAGAGGCTCTTCTGTTATATAAAAGCATGCacaaaaaagatagaaaaaagcCAAACTATTTTGAAGTGAGCTTTAGTAAGAGGAATCACTATGTGTAGAAGGGACTTTGACCTAATCTTTGGAATTTCACatctaaattttgaaagatGTGACAAGCATCCAACACTTTGTTAAAGTAACTAAAGATTTCTTCAAATAAGTCTCAAGAATAATTGAACTTGATTCCTCAACAGGAGCACCTTCACTTCACAGTTCCAGCCAATATATTGATGATGCCCCTGCTTCCAGAAAGTCTCTAAAATTTTAAAGCCAAGCACGTGTTAGTGCACCAAAGCTGGACTAATATATTTTGTTACATAGTCTTACCACATCTGATTCCATCTGATCTATGACCAATATAACAACTACTCAATTTAATGGAACCATATCTTTCAAAGTTGAATTTAAAATTCAGCTTGAGAAGTGGAACGAGTGGTTTTTGAGTACTCGTAAGTTAAAATAATGTCCAGAAcaagtaaaagaaataataataaactgaGGTTGGAGCTTTGAACCTTTAATTATCATCTTCGTGAAAGCTTGTCTGACATCTGATGTTATACAGGTTATGCAACATAACATATTCTCTAAACCATATGTTAAGCTCCCAAATTGATATATTGGTTGTTTCAAAATATACGGAATAAAGCTTGTCTGGCATTTCAACATAATGCAGTATTGTAGCTTCTTCAAGTTACAGCACACTTCTCAAAGACATATACTATATGTTCCTAATATGGTAAAGTAATTCAGTTTCAAATTAAGATAACCACTTATTAAAAGAGTTAGCCTTGCATCTATAATTGACACCTATTTGACATATCCCACTGCCACTAAGggagagaagaatcaagaaatTGATTGGGCTTAATTCCCTTCTTAATTATTGTAGAAGAGATTAATATAGGACTTAATGATTTGGGATGTCCTTTACTTTTTTATGTACATATACAGACAAAATAAACATACATGTATATGGAATACAAATCATCTACATCACTTTTTGTGTTGCATTTTGTATTCCATCAATTGTAATACAtatatgctatatatatatatatatatatatatatttccattttaaactttagtgATTTTAAGGGAAGTAAAAATAATACATGATAAGTTGTAATTAATGGAGCCTCAAGTGAAACATAAATAGTACATAGGATTTGTATTCATACATGTGTACATACAAATACATGAATAcaaattctctatctcattttttgTGCTCCACTTTATATACCACAAATCATAACTTGCCATGTtttcatttaactttttttataaaataaataaagttttaaatggaaaaaattcaaaacacatGGCATACTATGATTAGTAGAGCATAAAatagaacataaaaaaatgagacaGAAAACTTATATTCACAGAATCATATAGATAAAAGCGCATGTGATGTTGTGTCATTgttcaaacataattttgtacATATGGCAGTTCATTTGTAAAATGAGCTCTATTAAGTCTAGGACTTGGCAAACTGCGATCAAAAGTTTTTTTGTATTGATCTTAAAGGTTAAGATAATTGTCCGAATTCTGCATTTTAGCTTTCAAGTTTAAACCTTCTGACAGCTTTCGATAGCTTTTTGATTGATCTAGAAGTCAAGTGTCTAGGTTTTCATGTATACAAGTCTAAGGTATATAAGAAAACCCTAGTAAACATGCAAAATATATACATTTGGAGTTCTATTGATTGTAAATCTGAAGGTGTTAAGCCTCCTGGTCTCAAAAGACACTACTAGTGTTACAGACAGACCAGACTGAAGAACTTAAAGAATCGGTGTGTTGAAGTTGTTGCATTTTCTAAAATATCAATACTGGACCAAAATTTTCCAGTGGGTACTTGAAGTGGTGGCAGAGGTTCACATGCAACATCTCCATATTTagtttgtaaaacttcaatttagTTAGTAGATTTGTTTTGGTTGCTAGGTTTAGCGGTTTTGACATTAGAATTGTTATTCCACTGGTTTTTCCTATGTTACCATAATGTGGGCCAAAATAGGCATTTGCCCTTTCGCCCAAAACAAGTAACAAAatacccctgttttgaaactcaatttttaaaaaatcgatTTACTTGCAAAATgttacatggaactcgagttccatatatatatatatatatatatatttttttttttttttaattttttgcctataactcgattttttaaaaatcaagttttttattaaaactcaatttttagaaaattgagtttaaaaGGGGTAAATGTCCATTTTGGCCCAATAATGTGTGTTGATTGTTacattgttctttcttttcttttatttattt
The sequence above is drawn from the Quercus lobata isolate SW786 chromosome 12, ValleyOak3.0 Primary Assembly, whole genome shotgun sequence genome and encodes:
- the LOC115972182 gene encoding cationic amino acid transporter 6, chloroplastic-like, producing MEAKTLTNMATTQTAPNSICISKYLYSLSQTPQRLRKRMLATWTPDQELNQVRQRSGADMKRKLQWYDLVALGVGGMLGVGVFVTTGTAALEKSGPSVFISFIIAGISALLSSLCYTEFSVQIPVAGGAFSYLRVTFGEFAGYFAGANILMEYVLSNAAVARTFTEYLSSAFGVHNSTTAWRVQVDGLIKGYDMLDFPAVALILLLTLCLCHSTKESSILNLIMTVFHVVFFAFIIIAGFLHGNSNNMVSPDGLTPHGVRGLLDGAAGVYFSYIGYDSVSTMAEEIQNPSKSLPVGIVGSVLIVSVLYCLMALSLCFMVPYNKISESASFSMAFQQIGWKWAANVVGAGACLGIIASLLVAMLGQARYLCVLGRARLVPPWFARVHPSRGTPLNATLFLGLCTATIALFTELKIVVEMINLGVLLVFYLVANALIYRKYVMISHNPPSHTFLFLFLLSFCALGFSISWQFHEQWWNLSIFGGSMIIITALFQYMVPCLRQDTEWSVPFMPWPAAMSVFLNVFLMSTLKMSAFQTFGIWACLITLFYVLYGVHSTYKAEESEMGVNEVNPNSSILLPKVDIQVI